From the Chloroflexus aurantiacus J-10-fl genome, one window contains:
- a CDS encoding metal ABC transporter permease, whose translation MELFTDYTFRNVTLGAMLIGAISGFLGSFAVLRRQALLGDAMSHAALPGIALAFLITGQRDPFSLLIGAAVAALVAALWLLAVVRTTRIKDDAALALTLAVFFGFGLVLLSYLQRQPHAAQAGLKSFLFGQAAALIERDLWAMLAIGLPALALVLIFWPQVKLISFDPDFARSLGVPVRRFEVLLTGIIVVAIVIGLQTVGVVLMSAMLIAPAVAARQWTNRLEYMVVLAAGFGALASLIGAWISTLGEGLATGPLIVLVMSLFTMISLLLAPERGLIWRHIRRQRVIAFD comes from the coding sequence ATGGAACTGTTTACCGACTACACCTTCCGCAATGTCACCCTGGGGGCAATGCTGATCGGCGCGATCAGTGGTTTCCTCGGCAGCTTCGCGGTTCTGCGCCGTCAGGCATTGCTCGGCGATGCAATGTCACACGCTGCGCTGCCCGGCATTGCGCTTGCCTTTCTGATCACCGGTCAGCGCGATCCATTCTCTCTCCTCATTGGCGCTGCCGTTGCTGCCCTGGTGGCGGCACTCTGGTTGCTGGCGGTCGTGCGTACCACACGCATAAAAGATGATGCTGCGCTGGCCCTGACCCTGGCCGTGTTTTTCGGGTTCGGCCTGGTTTTGCTCTCGTATTTGCAACGGCAGCCTCACGCTGCCCAGGCCGGTTTGAAGAGTTTTCTCTTCGGGCAGGCGGCGGCATTGATCGAGCGTGATCTTTGGGCCATGCTGGCTATCGGTTTACCTGCACTTGCCCTGGTCCTGATCTTTTGGCCCCAGGTGAAGCTGATCAGTTTCGACCCCGATTTTGCCCGTAGTCTCGGCGTGCCGGTGCGTCGGTTTGAAGTGCTGCTGACCGGGATTATCGTCGTGGCAATCGTGATCGGCCTGCAAACGGTTGGCGTTGTGCTGATGAGTGCAATGCTAATCGCGCCTGCTGTGGCCGCCCGTCAGTGGACAAATCGGCTCGAATATATGGTCGTGCTGGCTGCCGGTTTTGGGGCACTGGCTTCGCTCATCGGGGCGTGGATCAGCACCCTGGGCGAAGGTCTGGCCACCGGCCCGCTGATTGTGCTCGTGATGAGTCTGTTCACCATGATCTCGCTGCTGCTGGCTCCTGAGCGTGGCCTGATCTGGCGTCACATACGGCGCCAGCGAGTGATCGCCTTTGATTGA
- a CDS encoding GNAT family N-acetyltransferase: protein MTLDIAIIPAADWPALVELFARCNRADNIELPVYLDGDWTPTMAAARIGETLVGGVVMYGYFAIEAVIAVDPAWRRRGFGRQLIEQIERWAYARGGNWIALADEAGSCVAPFVAALDLHRLNVEVELQLDPAQLPPLPEAPDDWQVRLAEKDDVATLTSIIVSAFGDPVEQVSAFVSDRITHPRHRFVIAEMAGHPVAALRLLRAEQTIIITTFGVCRDLQGRGYGKLLLLTTLHRLQAAGYQDIRIEVEEQNTAAYHLYRSSGFVPRRRLGQYGRPR, encoded by the coding sequence ATGACACTCGACATTGCCATCATCCCCGCCGCCGATTGGCCGGCTCTCGTTGAACTCTTTGCGCGTTGCAATCGCGCTGATAACATTGAATTGCCGGTATACCTTGATGGCGATTGGACGCCGACAATGGCTGCGGCCCGGATCGGCGAGACGCTGGTTGGTGGCGTGGTGATGTATGGCTACTTCGCTATCGAAGCAGTGATCGCCGTCGATCCTGCCTGGCGCCGACGCGGGTTTGGTCGTCAATTGATCGAACAGATTGAGCGCTGGGCCTATGCGCGTGGTGGCAACTGGATTGCATTGGCTGATGAAGCAGGGTCCTGTGTGGCTCCATTTGTGGCTGCACTCGATCTCCATCGGCTGAATGTCGAAGTCGAGTTGCAGCTCGATCCGGCACAACTGCCGCCACTACCCGAAGCGCCTGACGACTGGCAGGTACGTCTGGCTGAAAAAGACGATGTTGCTACCCTGACCTCGATCATTGTCAGTGCGTTCGGTGATCCGGTCGAACAGGTGTCAGCCTTTGTGTCTGATCGGATTACTCATCCCCGCCATCGCTTCGTTATCGCTGAAATGGCCGGGCACCCGGTGGCGGCATTGCGACTGTTGCGGGCCGAACAGACGATCATCATTACAACCTTTGGTGTGTGTCGTGATCTACAGGGGCGTGGATATGGCAAATTGCTGCTCCTGACGACTCTCCATCGCTTGCAGGCAGCCGGTTATCAAGACATCCGCATCGAAGTCGAAGAGCAGAATACCGCTGCCTATCATCTCTACCGTTCGTCCGGTTTTGTTCCCCGTCGTCGTCTCGGCCAGTATGGCAGACCCCGATAA
- a CDS encoding metal ABC transporter solute-binding protein, Zn/Mn family translates to MILRCSLITILLLILTGCTAPVTDGRLRVVATTGPIGDAVQAIAGDRVTLHTLLGPGIDPHTYIATESDLFALQEARLILYNGLHLEANLERVFQAIKRSGTIPVVAVAEAVPVEMRLRWEDDEKAYDPHVWHDPQRWRYAVIAIRDALIDLDPDGREVYQQRSEQYLNDLQALDADLRALAEQVPPERRILVTAHDAFNYFGQAYGFRVEAVQGISTASEASAATIRDLTTLVVTERIPAIFVETSVSPRTIEAVQSAARAAGHEVRVGGELYSDSLGDANGPAGTYFGMMRHNMQTIVAALMP, encoded by the coding sequence ATGATTCTTCGATGTTCCTTAATCACTATTTTACTACTCATCCTAACCGGCTGTACAGCACCGGTTACTGATGGCCGTCTGCGAGTCGTTGCTACCACCGGCCCGATAGGCGATGCAGTACAGGCGATTGCCGGTGATCGGGTGACGCTCCACACGCTGCTTGGTCCTGGCATCGATCCCCATACCTACATTGCCACCGAGAGTGATCTGTTTGCTTTGCAAGAAGCGCGTCTGATCCTCTACAACGGCCTTCATCTGGAAGCGAACCTTGAGCGGGTTTTTCAAGCTATTAAACGCAGTGGAACGATCCCGGTCGTTGCAGTCGCTGAAGCTGTACCGGTAGAGATGCGTTTGCGCTGGGAAGATGATGAGAAGGCGTATGATCCGCATGTCTGGCACGATCCACAGCGCTGGCGCTATGCGGTCATTGCGATCCGTGATGCGTTGATTGATCTTGATCCGGACGGTCGGGAAGTTTATCAGCAGCGTAGTGAGCAGTATCTCAACGATTTACAGGCGCTTGACGCCGATCTGCGTGCGCTGGCCGAACAGGTACCTCCTGAACGGCGGATTCTGGTGACGGCTCATGATGCGTTTAACTACTTTGGGCAGGCTTACGGTTTTCGGGTTGAGGCTGTGCAGGGTATCAGTACGGCCAGCGAAGCCAGTGCCGCAACCATCCGTGATCTCACGACGCTCGTGGTAACGGAACGCATCCCGGCGATCTTTGTCGAGACGAGTGTCTCGCCGCGCACAATTGAAGCGGTTCAGAGTGCTGCCCGTGCAGCCGGCCACGAGGTGCGGGTCGGTGGTGAGTTGTATTCTGACTCACTCGGTGATGCTAATGGCCCGGCAGGTACCTATTTCGGCATGATGCGCCACAATATGCAGACGATTGTGGCTGCGCTCATGCCCTAA
- a CDS encoding metal ABC transporter ATP-binding protein codes for MEVAVDIKDLTVAYGDKPVLWDVDLQVPRGVLMAIVGPNGAGKTTLLKAMLGLVRPAAGSVRVFGRPYHQQRHLIAYVPQRSSVDWDFPTTVLDVVLMGRYGHLGWFRRPGRAERDAALAALAQVQMADFAHRQIGQLSGGQQQRVFLARALAQAAEIYVMDEPFQGVDAVTERAIINVLRDLRAAGKTVVVVHHDLQTVTEYFDHVALINVRRIAAGPVAEVFTEANLRATYGGRLALLHTPTDTAPAARPTPAPGD; via the coding sequence ATGGAAGTTGCAGTTGACATCAAAGATTTGACCGTTGCCTACGGTGATAAACCGGTTTTATGGGACGTTGATCTTCAGGTTCCCCGTGGCGTGTTGATGGCGATTGTCGGCCCCAATGGTGCCGGCAAGACGACGCTCCTCAAAGCCATGCTAGGGCTGGTCAGACCAGCAGCGGGAAGTGTGCGTGTATTTGGCCGGCCATACCACCAGCAACGGCATCTGATCGCTTACGTGCCGCAACGCAGCAGCGTTGATTGGGACTTTCCGACGACAGTGCTTGATGTGGTGTTGATGGGACGCTACGGACATCTCGGCTGGTTCCGTCGTCCGGGCCGGGCTGAGCGGGACGCGGCGCTGGCCGCCCTTGCCCAGGTCCAGATGGCCGATTTCGCCCATCGCCAGATCGGTCAGCTTTCGGGTGGTCAACAGCAGCGTGTCTTCCTGGCCCGTGCGCTGGCACAGGCGGCTGAAATCTACGTGATGGATGAACCGTTTCAAGGCGTTGATGCCGTGACCGAGCGCGCCATCATCAACGTTTTACGCGACCTGCGAGCTGCCGGCAAGACGGTTGTCGTCGTGCACCACGATTTGCAGACCGTGACCGAGTATTTCGATCACGTTGCGCTCATTAACGTGCGGCGAATTGCTGCCGGCCCGGTTGCCGAGGTCTTTACCGAGGCGAATCTGCGGGCAACGTATGGTGGTCGTCTCGCCCTGTTGCATACACCCACCGACACTGCACCCGCTGCCCGGCCAACCCCGGCACCAGGCGATTGA
- a CDS encoding metal ABC transporter permease has product MSPQLEVQLIAVIIAAACTLPGVFLVLRRMAMLSDAISHTVLLGIVLAYLISGNLSSPLLFAGAVAMGVLTVWLVELMSGSRLMHEDAAIGLVFPALFSLAVLLISRFAGNVHLDTDSVLLGELAFAPFDRIELFGLSLPRALVVGSGTLMLNLILLVLFYKELKLATFDPALATTLGFAPALIHYGLMTSVSLTAVTAFDAVGSILVIALMVAPPATAYLLTDRLPRMILLSVAIGIASALSGYWLARWFDVSIAGTMATMTGIAFLLAFLFAPRRGIVAQRRQQQINRERFALQMLTLHLLNHEGTRDANVECHPRHLIEELHWPAAFAGAIVRQAEQHGLVQRRGDMLVLTEQGRLFAAEASVR; this is encoded by the coding sequence ATGAGTCCTCAACTTGAAGTGCAATTAATTGCGGTGATCATTGCGGCTGCCTGCACGCTTCCCGGTGTCTTTCTGGTCTTACGCCGGATGGCGATGCTCAGCGATGCCATCAGCCATACCGTGTTGCTCGGCATCGTGCTGGCGTATCTGATCAGCGGCAATCTCTCCTCGCCGCTCCTGTTTGCCGGCGCTGTTGCGATGGGCGTACTGACAGTATGGCTGGTGGAGCTGATGAGTGGCAGTCGGCTGATGCACGAAGATGCGGCGATTGGTCTGGTCTTTCCGGCGCTATTCAGTCTGGCGGTTCTACTCATCTCACGCTTTGCCGGCAATGTTCATCTCGATACCGATAGCGTCTTGCTCGGTGAACTGGCATTTGCGCCCTTCGACCGGATCGAACTCTTCGGATTAAGCCTGCCTCGTGCGCTGGTGGTAGGTAGTGGGACGCTAATGCTCAATCTTATCCTGCTTGTGCTCTTTTACAAAGAGCTAAAACTGGCAACGTTCGATCCGGCGCTGGCGACCACGCTCGGTTTCGCGCCGGCTCTGATTCATTATGGGCTGATGACGAGTGTCTCGCTGACCGCAGTGACCGCATTTGATGCGGTTGGTTCAATCCTGGTGATTGCATTGATGGTGGCGCCGCCGGCTACGGCATATCTGCTCACCGACCGTCTGCCGCGGATGATCCTGCTCAGTGTAGCGATTGGGATTGCATCTGCACTCAGTGGTTACTGGCTGGCCCGCTGGTTCGATGTCTCGATTGCCGGCACCATGGCGACCATGACCGGTATCGCCTTTCTGCTGGCGTTCCTGTTTGCGCCACGGCGGGGAATTGTGGCCCAACGTCGCCAACAGCAGATCAACCGGGAACGGTTTGCACTTCAGATGTTGACGCTCCATCTGCTCAATCACGAAGGAACCCGGGATGCCAATGTTGAGTGCCATCCGCGCCATCTGATCGAAGAGCTGCACTGGCCGGCGGCCTTCGCCGGCGCGATTGTACGGCAGGCCGAGCAACATGGGCTGGTACAGCGCCGCGGGGATATGCTGGTCTTGACTGAACAGGGTCGGTTGTTTGCCGCTGAAGCGAG